DNA sequence from the Treponema sp. OMZ 838 genome:
GGTTAATGCCATTTGACCGGTTGCTCCGCCGCCTTTTACGAGGGCATGGATTGCCCCTGCCTGTACGTTTAAAAGGGCGGTAAGCTCGCGGCGCATATCGTCGGCTTTTGCAAGGATTTGTTCCTTGGTAATGCCGATATAGGATTGTAATCCCTCTTCCGTGTCCGATACCTTCAAAAGGATTTCGTCTTTGGTAATACTCAATCCGTCTTTGGCGTTGCGGGCGTCCTCGTCCATCTTATCAATTAAATCTTCAAGAGAGGTCCCATATCCGTTTAGTTGAAAGGCATCTGAAAAAGTATCGCCGCGGGCTATTACGTCAATCGCTGCTTGCGCGGCTTTTGCGGCCGCTTCGAGGGCTGCTTGTTTTACCGCTTGCTCGTTTACCTTTTTTAATTCGTCGCGGGTTACGTATCCCTTATCGGAAGTGTGCGGCTTCGGGTTGCTGTCTGGTATATAGGTAATATTGCTTTTATACTCCGGCAGCGTCCCGTATTCGTAAAGAGCGGGGTTGTAGTCTTTTAAGGTTAAGCTATAGCCGTGGTCTGCCGGTTCTATGTTTACGATTTTCATTGTACGGGTAACCGCCTGAAATCCACCGTCCGTGTCGAGGATACCGAAACTTAACACATCGCCTGAATGCGGAATACTATCGGCAGACTGCCGCACTTTTGAAACGACCTTGAGTGTGTCGGTTTTTCCGACGCCTGCAACTTCAACAGCACAAATACCATGCCCTTTGTTATCGATGCAATGAATAAGAACGCCGCACCGTTTCCCTTGCGGAAAATCGACATATCCGTCAAGGGTGATTGTTTTTAATAAGCCGCCCCACCATTTAACCTCTTTAACGGTTGAATGAGAAAGACCGACGGGCAAGGCTCTATGCTGTACTTCAACGCGGCTAAAAAGCGGATAGTATGCGCCCTCTGCTCCAACCCTCACGACGACGGTACGGGGGTGCGCTGCTTCTTCCGCCATCTGCCGCCAGACGTATTTATATGCCATCTTATAATCGGTGATATACTTTAAAGCGGTTATGCTGATGGTGTCGGTTTCGGGGTTGTACTCTTTACCGCTTCGCATAAAAACGACACTATCGGCGTCGTATCCTGCGTCTCGGTTTATGTAGGTAACTTTTTTACCGTCGGTTTTTCGTTTAAAGTCCTTGCTTGTCTGGATACTGATAATGTTTTCACTGTTAAGAAGTGCAACCGAATACGGGCGGCCGTTGTCGATTACCGCTTCAATCTTGCCGGTAAATTCATTATAGACTAAGGCGGCGTTTCCGTTTTGGCAGAGGGTATCGATCGTGTTTTTCTTTTTCTCACCGCGGGTGATAACGCCATCGGCATAAAATCCTTCTTTTTCGCAATACTCATACCATGCGCCGAAAGAAGCTAGATCAAGTTCATCATCGGCGTATTGGCTCGGCTTATGGTGTGGGCTTGTAAGGATTTCAAGTACCCATGAAGCGAGGTTCCGTGTCGGCACTTTTGAAGCGCTCCAGCTCTTTGCGGTTTTATTCCATACGCGGGCGAGGCCGGATTGAATAACGGAAAAGCTATCGAGCATATCGGCGGTATTTTCATTCGCGACAACACGGATACCGATCCTTGTACACTTGTCGCGTTTATCGGCTTCTAACAGTTGCGCGGCGACTAATGCTGATGCGCTTGACTTTTTCGCATCGTAGCAGGTGGTCTGCACGGCCAAAAGAATAACATTTTCTTGACTGTTACTCTTTGCCTTTGGTGTAACGCGCTTAACTCTTACGCTGATTTTCTTGCCATAACTTTGGGAAGCGGTAAAGGTTTGCGTTGCGCAATAGCGCATCTGCTTTTTCGTATTATACTCAAATGTATTCGAGACGGTGCCATTCTGGATAAAGCCTGAATCAAAAGTGTTCCATGTCGGCTCGGAGTCTTCGGGGTTGTTTGTCCATTCTACCTGTAGGGTTACGCTTTGCGCTTCCCACATATCATCCTTAAACTTACGGAGTCCGTCAAAAAGGACGATAACTTCAACCGCCATCGGGTTTGATGCTAATTCCTGAACGACGCCCGCTTTCCATTCTTTTTCAATACGCGTGTTCTCTTCCGCATCCTCCCCTGCGTGTTCGTGCGGTATCTGCTTATTGACGCTTACGCCGATAATCTTTTTATTAAAGGCATCGATGGTAAAATCTCCGGCTTGCCTAATTTCGATACGGTTGCGGCTATCGTAATAGGTACCGGCATCAAAATTGAATACGCCGTTTTGCGGGGTTTCGGTATTCCATGTTTTAACGGACGTGTTTTTCATTTGAAGCTTTTTAATAAGAATATCATTAAAGCCGCATTCTAAGACAAGATTTAAATACTGATCCTCTCCGCGCGCCCCTTCAATGGTGTAATGCGGCGGGCATAACAGGTAGGGAGTGAATAACGATTCGCCGATAGTGTACGGGAAATATTGACCGGTTGCGGCTCTGTTTTGTGCGCCTTTAACAAAAGGGAGACGTTCTATAGCATTCTTTGCTTTTGCATTTTTCTGCGCTTTTTGCAATGCCTCAAGCTGCTGTCGTTGCTCGTACATCTTAACACCGACAACGACACCGGCCGCAATACCGGCGACGGCAAGAAGAACAGTTGTTGCAATGAGTATACTTGTTGCTGCTGCGGGGAGGATACGGATAAAAATTATGTCATCATCTTGTAATTGATAATCGCAGGGAATAGCCTTGCCTGCTTTCAAAATAAGCGCGTGGTTCCAATCGATAGCGGGGAGCGCATCTTTTAAAACGCCGCTTGTTTCATACGTTGTTACGTCCTGCCCGATGCTATTATAAACGTGTATCAATGCCATAGATGCCCCTTATTTTAAAAGTTCCGATGCGATTAACCCGACAGCCGAGCCGCGTCATGTGAATAAATTCGGTTTCGTTTAAACAGACGCCGAGATGTAATTCCGCCCCCGCCGCCGTGTGTGTTTCCATCTCTAAAAGCGCGCCCTCTTTTGGTGTGTCGATTTTATGCACGTTAAGTGTCGGCGCATGAATAGCGCTTAAACGTACATGGTGATCTTCATAGTACACGTCGTCTAAGCGATACCCCGCGCGGCGGGCGACTTCGATACAAAGACCGTAACAGTCATACCCTGATTTATCCCTCCCGTGGTCTTTATACGATGCGCCGATTAAATCGTTTACTTCTATCATACTGATATAGTCATTCTCTTACGCGTTTCCGCGGTTATTATCGGCGTCAAATATAAACGGCGGGAAATTCATTTCAAGCCTATCATCATTAGTAAACGAGATAACAACTTTTAAACCGTTGTCGGTGGTAACCGTTCCGTATTGATGGTGAAAATACCGGATCGGCGTTATATCCCCTGCGGCGTCGAGCACACCGATAACGTCAACGGTGAAAAGCTCATCGCTTGCTTCTACCATATCGAGGGCACACGTTTTAACGCCGGTAATTTCAAGGGTTCCGTTCTGCAGGACGCCGCCGACTGTTTTAGGGCGGGTATATTTAAAGGCGCTTGCTTCATACGTTATCCCGTGATAGGTTACGTCCTCGTTATTATTGATATAGTGCGCCGTCCCGACGTTCGGATGGTGGATTGTAATTAAATACGGCAGGGCATACGCACCGCCGGAGGAGAGTGATTGAAAAAGTTCAGCCTTTGTCATACTTCTATCCATTCCATCGATATTGTTTTATACGCTTGCCCCTCAATCGTCGGCGGGCTATCCATCCGGTATACTGTTTGCACTCCCGATCCTTCGAGATTTGGGGCGCTAAAGGGTTGGCCGTTACCCCTGAGGGTTTTGGTGTACCATTCGTCAAAAATTTGAGCCTGCGCCCGTGTTACGGAGCAGGATACTGCATACTTGCGCTTTACCACTGTATTTTTTTGCCATGCGACAACGCGCCCTGAATCATATTGCTGCTTTACGGCATTATCGACGTATCCGGTTTGAACGCCGTATAGTTTCGTAATGGAAAAGGGAAAGGTTATCATTGGATATTTACCCCCGCGTTTCGTCCTTGCATACCGGCAAAGCCTTTATCATACGTGCCGTCTGCAAAGCCTTTATTGATATGCTTATCGATAATTTCTATAAACACTTCGCCATTACGCTCTTGAGCATACGCGCTGACACGGTTTGACTGCGTATTGTTGACGGTGATAGGGAAAGAGGGTTTATATTGCCTCTCTCCGTTGAGCATTGCCCATAATCGTTTCTGCTGCGGAAAGTTTGTAATCATCTCGCCTGAATTAACATTCGCGTTGACGTTGTCTCCGTAATAGCTCGAGCCTCCCACTATACCGCCGTGTGCAAAATTCGGAGGTATCGGCTTACTTGCGACGATAGAAGCAATTTGTACCGCGCCGGCCGCTGCAACAATCGGAGCGGTGGCAAGCCCGATAGGAAAGCCGAGCGCAATGGTTTTACTTACCCCCTCGGCAATATTTGCGACGGCGGCAAGCATAGAAGCCGTCCATTGAAACATCTTAACTTTGTATTCTTCTTGTGCCGCTTTCTTTTTTATCTCTTTCATCTTCGCGGTGTACTCGGTTTCGGACATTTCGCCTTTTTCATACTTTTCGTCGAGGGCTGCAAGTTCTAGCTTTTGCTCATTCTGAATGGATTCAAGCATCAGCTTTGCGGCATCTTGCGCAACCTGCAGGGCTTGCAGTGTGTACTGATTGACTTGCTCCATAACGGTGCGGGCGCGCTCTATTTTTGCTTGCGCATACTTTTCGTCTATCTCGTCCTTGGCTTTTTCCTTTTCCTCTTTGCTTAAAACCTCGCTTGCATCGATTGCTTCTTTCAATTTTAGCCGCTGCTCTTGCTGTGCTTTATACTCATCAAACTCACTTTTTCTTATCCCAGCGATTGTCCGTATCTTTTCTTTTTCAAGGGCAATCTCTTTTTCTTTCAACTGCTCTAATAGCTGTTCCTTCGTATATTTTGTATCGTTTCCTTCCTGCGCTTTTTCTATGGTCGCATCATCTAAGCCCTTTATTTTATCTTGCAACTTTTTATATTGCGCAAGCTGCTCGTCGAACCCCTCTAGCGGCGTCGGTGCTATTTTCATGTCTTTGAGGGTGTTCATTACCGCATGGGTTGCTTCAATCGCAGCCTTTAATTTTTTCTCTGCATCCGTTTGCGCATCAACAGCAGCCTTCGCCTTTTTTACCTGCTCTAATCGCTTTTGTGCAACAGGATAACTCTCTTTGATTTTCCCTTCCGTGTTTGTGAGTAAGTCGATATAGGATTTCAGATAGACATTGAAAAGGTCTTGCGCCTTGACGTTCTCACCCTTTGCCTTTGCTTCAAGCTCAAGGGCTTTAATGTTATTTTCAAGCTGCTTATTGCTTGCCGCTGCGTAATCGTCGGCGGTCTTTTGTGCTTTCGCTTGATCTTCTGCTGCTTTTGCCGCGGCGTTTTCGGTTGCAATTCTGTCTTTTTCGGCTTTTTCTTTTTGTGCTAAAAGTGCCGTCGATTTTTCTAAAAGTTCTTCCTCTTTTTCTCCCAACTTCCCCGCAAGCTCTATTTTTAACTGTAGCTGCTCGATTATTTTTTCAAGCTCTTCAATAGAAGAATCTTCGAGCCTTTTTGTCGGTGTCGCTTTTTCATACCATTTTTCAACCGCTTTATATGCCGCCGCTCCGCTGTCAAGCGCATCATTGGGATCTGGTTTGTACATATCCCGCTTTCGTTGCTTTTCTGCTTCCTTTACAGGGTCATAGTCCATCCGCTCAAGCATATTATGCAAAAAAGCATCGTTATCAGTATTGATAAAGTCAAGCCGTTTTTTAAGCCACTTCATCGCGGCGGTGCCTTTTTCATAAAACCCTTTCCAGAATCGATCCCATAAATCAACGGCTGGAGCGATAAGGGCACCTATCATCTCTTTAAAATCGCCCTTTGCATTTTCTGCCTGTTCTTTTACATTGGCAAGTTCAGAGGCGAGTCCGTTATAATGTTTGGAGATGAGTTTTACCGCGTCTCCGTTTTTAAGTTGTTCGTCTGTAAGATTTTTTATACCTTCAATCTGTCTTCCAAGGGCTCCGGCCTGCCCTGAAAAAGTGGCATTTAAGGTTTGTACCGCGCTTTGTATATCAGTGCCGGTTCCTGCTGCGTAGTCTGCGGCGGCCTTCATAATGTCGCGGATTTGCGATTCCGTGCGCCCTGTTGCCGCGAGCTGTGCCATCAGCTTAAGGCTTACCTCGTCTCCAATTTCGCTCACCGATTGCAATTCGCTTGCGAATGCTTTTAATCCTGCGACTGCTTGCCCGTCTAAATACGGGTTATTCCGTGCGGCAATCGCTAAGGCGTTTTCGGCATCTTCTTGTACATGGAATGCGTCGGTACATTCCCGCATCACCTCGCCGATTTTCTTTGTTGCGGCGATTGCCCCGACGGCCGCGGCGACGTATAGCCCGTTAGATGACGCCGTGTCTTTTATTTTGTTAGCGAAACTAGAAGCGGTGCTTGACGCTTCCTGCATAACGGCATCAAGTTTTTTAAAGTTTCCCGCCGTTTTTTTCGTCGTCTTTTCCGCTTCTTTTTCAATACTTCTTATTTCTTGATTGATTTTTTTGACGCCTTTTTCAACGCCTTCGGTTGTCATTTTACCATCAATTTCTACGCTGTTATCGGGCATTATCTTTTTCCTTAAAATTGAACAACTGAACAAAGTGTAAACTTTGGAAGGTGTTCAATTAGTGCGCGAAAAGCGCACATATAATCTGCGACGTTTGCCGAATGGCAAACTCGACAATTAAATGAAGACACACCATTTGAGTGGCTTCATTTAATAGTTCCTTTTTTCTTTTTCCGCAAGCCGTTCAGCCTTGCTTCAAACTCGGCAAGGGCGGCATCTTCTGCTTCATCTTTTACTTCAATTTCCCATGCGTCGTGGAGCTTTTGCATTGCGCGGGTGTATTCGTCTTTTTTACCGCTCGTGTTTTCCCAGAGTCTAAAACCGATAACATCATTTAACTTGGTGTCTCGCAAACCTGCGAGCAGTGCGCTGAAACAGTGCCAATGGAGAATCGCGGTACTTAAATCGATATGATACTGCTGCATAAAGGCGGCATAAATTAAATCGGCGTCAAGGGTGTAGTCGAGTACCGGCGCGCCTGCATCCTCGCGCT
Encoded proteins:
- a CDS encoding NlpC/P60 family protein, translated to MIEVNDLIGASYKDHGRDKSGYDCYGLCIEVARRAGYRLDDVYYEDHHVRLSAIHAPTLNVHKIDTPKEGALLEMETHTAAGAELHLGVCLNETEFIHMTRLGCRVNRIGTFKIRGIYGIDTRL
- a CDS encoding Gp15 family bacteriophage protein produces the protein MIDLTKAKLPEAIEVSGAFYRIHTDFRYFIRLEQVLNEKGTKPSDCDFMFIQELPPDKIAGIKALVAFMNPPHTLPRKSKREDAGAPVLDYTLDADLIYAAFMQQYHIDLSTAILHWHCFSALLAGLRDTKLNDVIGFRLWENTSGKKDEYTRAMQKLHDAWEIEVKDEAEDAALAEFEARLNGLRKKKKGTIK